In Gemmatimonadaceae bacterium, the following proteins share a genomic window:
- a CDS encoding ABC transporter permease has product MTTDLHFPTPPADVPMTGPTLVIGPGNRRGLIDAAELWSYRDLALFLIWRDVKARYAQSILGIGWAIIQPLFTMLVFTVVFGRVARVPSDGLPYSLFSFAALVPWTFFSTSLTAATDSLVTASAMISKVYFPRIILPITAVLGKGVDLAIALAMLAAMMGYYRIAPTRWAVIVPLLLVLAALAATGLGLWLTALAAQYRDVKYAVGLVVQLMMYAAPVVYPVSLIPARYRLAYAINPMVGVIEGMRTTLLRTGNVPWDLIVVGTVSALVFVVTGAAYFRRKEPTLTDVL; this is encoded by the coding sequence ATGACGACGGATTTGCATTTCCCAACGCCGCCGGCCGACGTGCCGATGACCGGACCAACGCTCGTGATCGGCCCAGGCAATCGACGCGGGCTGATCGACGCGGCGGAGCTCTGGAGCTATCGCGACCTCGCGCTCTTTCTCATCTGGCGCGACGTCAAGGCGCGCTACGCGCAGAGCATCCTGGGCATTGGCTGGGCGATCATCCAGCCGCTCTTCACCATGCTGGTGTTCACGGTGGTGTTCGGGCGGGTCGCGCGGGTGCCGTCCGACGGGTTGCCCTATTCGCTGTTCAGTTTCGCGGCGCTGGTGCCGTGGACGTTTTTCTCAACCTCGTTGACGGCGGCCACGGATAGTCTCGTGACCGCGTCGGCGATGATCTCGAAAGTATACTTCCCGCGCATCATTCTTCCGATCACCGCGGTGCTCGGCAAGGGAGTGGATCTCGCGATCGCGCTCGCGATGCTCGCGGCGATGATGGGGTACTACCGAATCGCGCCGACGCGTTGGGCGGTGATCGTGCCGTTGCTTCTCGTGCTCGCGGCGTTGGCGGCGACGGGACTGGGACTGTGGCTGACGGCGCTGGCCGCGCAGTACCGCGACGTGAAGTACGCGGTTGGTCTGGTCGTGCAGCTCATGATGTACGCGGCGCCGGTGGTGTATCCGGTGAGCCTCATCCCCGCGCGGTACCGGCTCGCGTATGCGATCAATCCCATGGTCGGCGTGATCGAAGGCATGCGGACAACGTTGTTGCGCACGGGCAACGTGCCGTGGGACTTGATCGTCGTCGGCACGGTGTCGGCGCTCGTCTTCGTGGTGACGGGCGCGGCGTATTTCCGCCGCAAGGAGCCCACACTGACGGACGTGCTTTGA
- a CDS encoding NUDIX hydrolase, translated as MIIPDDLYRQIVSTMPIACVDLVVRDRAGAVLLVRRRNEPAADEWWFPGGRIHFGERRRDAAARKLAEEVGLAASDVRELGTYDVLLPLAGDPPLSHGVSTLFEVRVDDAPAVRLDPQSDDARWAAPEAWLREPLAPFVAEGIRAACGLEAQTWR; from the coding sequence GTGATCATTCCGGACGACCTGTATCGGCAGATCGTGTCGACGATGCCGATCGCCTGCGTGGATCTGGTGGTGCGCGACCGTGCAGGTGCCGTGCTGTTGGTGCGACGCCGGAACGAGCCGGCCGCCGACGAGTGGTGGTTTCCCGGCGGCCGAATTCATTTCGGCGAGCGCCGGCGCGACGCCGCTGCTCGTAAACTCGCTGAAGAAGTCGGTCTTGCCGCGAGCGACGTTCGCGAGCTGGGGACGTACGACGTGTTGCTGCCGCTCGCCGGCGATCCGCCGTTGAGCCACGGCGTGTCGACGCTGTTCGAAGTGCGCGTCGACGACGCGCCCGCCGTGCGGCTCGATCCGCAGAGCGATGATGCGCGTTGGGCCGCACCGGAAGCGTGGTTGCGCGAACCGCTCGCGCCATTCGTCGCCGAGGGTATTCGCGCCGCGTGTGGCTTGGAGGCGCAGACGTGGCGTTGA
- a CDS encoding formyltransferase family protein, whose translation MALTRIRRMVLVGHENEGSARLFDRVVEAYPDVEFLLVVGEGLYYKKSFLGSVIKLLREASWSFAFHRFIELTHFRLTQKTLTQRAKARGVRIIRTMDINGDKTVAEMKAFAPDLLVSLYTMQLYRKPALSVAKLGGITSHPSILPNYRGLEVFFWALANEESETGVSVFFLEEKIDAGRVFRQRRIPIRPDTTVASLYREVTDVAGELLVQAIADVDRDSITVIPQTGKGSYYRMPDRECMRRFRATGRKFS comes from the coding sequence GTGGCGTTGACGCGCATTCGCCGCATGGTGTTGGTCGGCCACGAAAATGAAGGATCGGCGCGGTTGTTCGATCGCGTCGTCGAGGCCTATCCGGACGTCGAGTTCTTGCTCGTCGTCGGAGAGGGCCTCTACTACAAGAAGTCGTTTCTCGGGTCGGTGATCAAACTGCTGCGCGAGGCGAGTTGGAGCTTTGCGTTTCATCGGTTCATCGAGCTCACGCATTTTCGGCTCACGCAGAAAACGCTGACGCAGCGCGCGAAAGCGCGCGGTGTGCGCATCATCCGCACCATGGACATCAACGGCGACAAGACCGTCGCGGAGATGAAAGCGTTCGCGCCGGACTTGCTGGTTTCGTTGTACACCATGCAGCTCTACCGCAAGCCGGCGCTGAGTGTCGCCAAGTTGGGCGGCATCACCAGCCATCCGTCGATTCTTCCCAACTATCGCGGTCTCGAGGTGTTTTTCTGGGCGCTCGCCAACGAGGAGAGCGAGACGGGCGTGAGCGTCTTCTTCCTCGAGGAGAAGATCGACGCCGGGCGGGTGTTCCGGCAGCGGCGGATTCCAATCCGTCCGGATACGACGGTGGCGTCGCTGTATCGCGAAGTCACCGACGTCGCGGGCGAGCTGCTCGTGCAGGCAATCGCCGACGTCGATCGCGATTCGATCACGGTCATTCCACAAACGGGCAAGGGATCGTACTACCGCATGCCTGATCGAGAATGCATGCGCCGCTTTCGCGCCACGGGACGCAAGTTCTCATGA
- a CDS encoding Gfo/Idh/MocA family oxidoreductase, whose amino-acid sequence MSASSRNPDDVTRVAIIGAGGMAREHARAFRAVPGVQVAGIFGRTHARAESLAAEFGIPSICDSVAELYEKTHARLVVVAVSELSTRGIVDEARQFPWTLLLEKPPGYDLADAEAIRAALAASGRRAFVGMNRRFYGSTRAVTDDLNHIDGPRLIAVRDQEDPEEARAAGRPEQVVANWMYANSIHLIDFFRFLGRGTIERVEPVVPYDPAAPRFVISTITYSSGDVGLYEGIWNAPSPWVVSVTTAQKRWELRPIETAQFQLRGERRLTPVAATAWDTDFKAGFRMQAEQAVRAARGEPSESITLDDALLTMRLIARIFAQTPSDARLE is encoded by the coding sequence ATGAGCGCGTCGTCACGCAATCCGGACGACGTCACCCGCGTCGCGATCATCGGCGCCGGAGGAATGGCGCGCGAGCACGCACGCGCATTCCGGGCAGTTCCGGGCGTCCAAGTCGCGGGCATCTTCGGCCGCACGCACGCTCGCGCCGAATCGCTCGCGGCGGAATTCGGCATTCCGTCGATCTGTGATTCCGTCGCCGAGTTATATGAGAAGACTCACGCGCGCCTCGTCGTGGTCGCGGTGTCGGAGCTTTCGACGCGCGGCATCGTCGATGAGGCGCGACAGTTTCCCTGGACGTTGCTGCTGGAGAAGCCGCCCGGCTACGACCTCGCGGATGCCGAGGCAATCCGCGCCGCGCTTGCCGCGAGCGGGCGGCGCGCGTTCGTGGGGATGAATCGCCGTTTCTACGGCAGTACGCGCGCGGTTACCGACGACCTGAATCACATCGACGGACCGCGGCTGATCGCGGTGCGCGATCAGGAAGATCCGGAAGAAGCGCGCGCGGCCGGCCGTCCCGAACAGGTCGTGGCCAATTGGATGTACGCGAACTCCATTCATCTCATCGACTTCTTCCGGTTTCTCGGCCGCGGAACGATAGAGCGAGTGGAACCCGTCGTTCCATACGATCCGGCCGCGCCACGCTTCGTCATTTCGACGATCACCTACAGCTCGGGCGACGTCGGACTTTACGAGGGCATTTGGAACGCGCCATCGCCGTGGGTCGTGTCGGTGACGACCGCGCAGAAGCGCTGGGAGTTGCGGCCGATTGAAACGGCACAATTCCAATTGCGCGGCGAGCGAAGACTCACCCCGGTCGCGGCGACGGCGTGGGACACGGACTTCAAGGCGGGGTTTCGCATGCAAGCGGAACAGGCCGTGCGCGCCGCGCGCGGCGAGCCGTCTGAATCCATCACGCTCGACGATGCGCTGCTGACCATGCGGCTCATCGCGCGCATCTTCGCCCAGACGCCGAGCGACGCACGGCTCGAGTGA
- a CDS encoding LegC family aminotransferase has protein sequence MRSESREPGAPVAAGGIPLCVPHLAGNEWTYVRECLDTNFVSSVGPFVRRFETELAQRVGARFGIATSTGTAALHVALLVAGVERDDEVLVSSLTFIAPVNSIRYAGAWPVFIDAEPKHWQMDPAQVARFLEQECVERDGVVRNRVTGRRVRAILPVHILGHPVDMDPILALAKRYGLAVIEDATESLGATYKGIPTGHIADAGCFSFNGNKLITSGGGGMVVTDNAAMAERAKYLTTQAKDDAVEFIHGEVGYNYRLTNVQAALGVAQLEQVDAYLAAKRRIATRYVDGLHDVAGITTPTEAPWARSAWWLFSVIVADEEFGMSSRDLMRALDERGIQTRPLWQPVHLSPAHRDAQRRSCPVAEELNRTVLSLPCSVGLTDAEQERVIDAITTLASGAHRTRAAAAAR, from the coding sequence ATGCGGTCTGAGAGTCGCGAGCCCGGCGCGCCGGTCGCGGCGGGCGGTATTCCGCTGTGCGTGCCTCATCTGGCGGGGAACGAGTGGACGTACGTGCGAGAGTGTCTCGACACGAATTTCGTTTCTTCGGTCGGACCATTCGTTCGGCGATTCGAGACCGAGCTCGCACAGCGCGTGGGTGCACGCTTCGGCATCGCGACGTCGACGGGAACCGCGGCGCTGCATGTCGCGCTGCTCGTGGCGGGCGTCGAGCGCGATGATGAAGTGCTCGTGTCGTCGCTGACGTTCATCGCGCCGGTGAACTCGATTCGATACGCGGGTGCGTGGCCCGTGTTCATCGACGCGGAGCCGAAGCATTGGCAGATGGATCCGGCACAGGTCGCGCGGTTCCTCGAGCAGGAGTGCGTGGAGCGCGACGGCGTCGTGCGCAACCGCGTGACGGGCCGGCGGGTGCGGGCGATTCTGCCGGTGCACATTCTGGGACATCCGGTCGACATGGATCCGATTCTGGCGCTCGCGAAGCGGTACGGGCTCGCCGTGATCGAGGACGCAACCGAGAGTCTCGGCGCGACGTACAAGGGAATTCCGACGGGGCACATCGCCGACGCGGGGTGCTTCAGCTTCAACGGCAACAAGCTGATCACGAGCGGCGGCGGCGGGATGGTGGTGACCGACAACGCGGCCATGGCCGAGCGCGCGAAGTATTTGACGACGCAAGCGAAGGACGACGCCGTGGAGTTCATCCACGGCGAGGTCGGCTACAACTATCGGCTGACGAACGTGCAGGCGGCGCTCGGTGTGGCGCAGCTGGAGCAGGTGGACGCGTATCTCGCGGCCAAGCGACGTATCGCGACGCGATATGTAGACGGACTACATGATGTAGCCGGCATCACGACGCCGACCGAAGCGCCGTGGGCGCGCAGCGCGTGGTGGTTGTTCTCGGTGATCGTGGCCGATGAGGAATTTGGAATGAGCAGTCGTGATCTCATGCGCGCGCTCGACGAGCGCGGCATTCAGACGCGGCCGCTGTGGCAGCCCGTGCATCTGTCGCCGGCGCATCGTGATGCACAGCGCCGGAGCTGTCCGGTGGCGGAGGAGCTCAACCGAACGGTTCTCAGCCTGCCGTGCTCCGTTGGACTCACGGATGCGGAGCAGGAGCGCGTCATCGACGCCATCACGACGCTCGCGTCGGGCGCCCACCGCACGCGGGCCGCTGCCGCGGCGCGGTGA
- a CDS encoding DegT/DnrJ/EryC1/StrS family aminotransferase, with amino-acid sequence MSQQTTEALIAAVNHAAAGDDKIPWAKPDFWGKEQEYLVQALSSTWISGGAFVERFERDFAAYVGARYALTSSNGTTALHMAYLGLGVGPGDEVVIPGFCFLAGANVAIHMGAKPVFCEVDPRTWCATAEAIERVLTPRTKVIVPVHTYGNVCRMDEINALAKSRGVAVIEDAAESFASTYRGTQAGMMSDIGSFSFQATKTITTGEGGMVVTEREDLQKTMALYRSHGMLRKRFYWHEVPGHNFRLTNLHAAIGCAQLERLDRIIVERRRVHEHYRARLEGLGGVTLQYFEPEVEPVLWAIALEVDEAAFPQGRDAIMGEMMAAGIETRNGFYAASMLTHLYETGPLRTSEQLARTVLSLPTYPTLTNDQIDRICDRLASLRR; translated from the coding sequence ATGAGCCAGCAGACGACTGAAGCGCTGATCGCCGCGGTGAATCACGCCGCGGCCGGTGACGACAAGATTCCGTGGGCGAAACCCGACTTCTGGGGCAAGGAGCAGGAGTACCTCGTTCAGGCGCTCAGCTCCACGTGGATTTCGGGCGGCGCGTTCGTCGAGCGATTCGAGCGTGACTTCGCCGCCTACGTCGGCGCACGCTACGCCCTGACGTCGTCGAACGGTACGACGGCGCTGCACATGGCCTATCTCGGGTTGGGCGTGGGCCCGGGCGATGAAGTCGTGATTCCCGGCTTCTGTTTTCTCGCGGGCGCCAACGTCGCGATTCACATGGGCGCGAAGCCGGTGTTCTGCGAGGTCGATCCACGCACGTGGTGCGCGACCGCCGAGGCGATCGAACGCGTGCTGACCCCGCGCACGAAAGTCATCGTGCCGGTGCACACGTACGGCAACGTGTGCCGCATGGATGAGATCAATGCGCTCGCGAAATCGCGGGGCGTCGCGGTGATCGAAGATGCCGCCGAGTCGTTCGCGTCGACGTATCGCGGCACGCAAGCCGGGATGATGTCGGACATCGGCTCGTTCAGCTTTCAGGCGACGAAGACGATCACGACCGGCGAAGGCGGGATGGTCGTGACCGAGCGCGAAGATCTGCAGAAGACGATGGCGCTTTACCGTAGCCACGGCATGCTGCGCAAGCGCTTCTACTGGCATGAAGTGCCGGGGCACAATTTCCGGCTGACGAATCTGCACGCGGCCATCGGCTGCGCGCAGCTCGAGCGGCTGGATCGCATCATCGTCGAGCGCCGGCGTGTACACGAACACTATCGCGCGCGACTCGAGGGTCTTGGCGGGGTGACCCTTCAATACTTCGAGCCGGAAGTCGAGCCGGTGCTATGGGCGATTGCGCTCGAAGTGGACGAGGCCGCCTTTCCCCAGGGACGCGACGCCATCATGGGCGAGATGATGGCCGCGGGCATCGAGACGCGAAATGGGTTTTACGCCGCGAGCATGCTGACGCACTTGTACGAGACCGGCCCCCTTCGGACCAGCGAGCAGTTGGCCCGCACGGTGCTCAGCCTTCCCACCTATCCGACGTTGACTAACGATCAGATCGATCGCATTTGCGATCGCCTTGCCAGCCTGCGACGCTGA
- the hisH gene encoding imidazole glycerol phosphate synthase subunit HisH, producing MIVIVDYGVGNLRSIANMFRKIGHAAEISSDPETIERATKLVLPGVGAFDHGMIELTKRGLLPVLNRKVLDEGTPVIGLCLGMQLLARSSEEGSVPGLGWIDAEVVRLALPPGSPLKVPHMGWNQVRAVRPHPLLQDSTDETRFYFVHSYHLRCADDSAVIGTTEYGYEFPSVVGQGNVMGVQFHPEKSHRFGMRLLTSFAAGAPLPAGR from the coding sequence ATGATCGTCATCGTCGACTATGGCGTCGGGAATTTGCGCTCGATCGCGAACATGTTTCGCAAGATCGGACACGCGGCCGAAATCTCCTCGGATCCCGAGACGATCGAGCGGGCGACCAAGCTCGTCTTGCCGGGCGTCGGCGCGTTCGACCACGGCATGATCGAGCTGACGAAGCGCGGCCTGCTGCCTGTGCTCAATCGAAAGGTCCTCGACGAAGGGACGCCGGTCATCGGCCTGTGCTTGGGCATGCAGCTTCTGGCGCGATCCAGCGAAGAAGGCTCGGTGCCCGGACTCGGCTGGATCGATGCGGAGGTCGTGCGCCTTGCGCTCCCGCCCGGTTCGCCGCTCAAAGTCCCTCATATGGGCTGGAATCAGGTCCGGGCCGTTCGGCCGCATCCGCTGCTTCAGGATTCGACGGACGAGACACGCTTTTACTTCGTCCATTCCTATCACCTGCGATGCGCCGACGACTCGGCCGTCATCGGGACGACCGAATACGGGTACGAGTTCCCGTCGGTGGTGGGGCAGGGGAACGTCATGGGCGTTCAATTCCATCCCGAAAAAAGCCATCGATTCGGTATGCGGCTGCTGACGAGCTTTGCCGCCGGAGCGCCGCTGCCAGCCGGTCGATAG
- a CDS encoding polysaccharide ABC transporter ATP-binding protein encodes MSHVVIRAEGLSKSYRIGLEEKRPDTLVGRMTSLARKPIDNLRSLRRLTRTGDEAPDIVWALRDASFDVRQGEVVGLIGRNGAGKSTLLKILSRITAPTTGSATVHGRVGSLLEVGTGFHPELTGRDNVFLNGAILGMSRAEIARQFDEIVSFAGVERFIDTPVKRYSSGMYLRLAFAVAAHLNPEILIVDEVLAVGDLEFQKKCLGKMSDVARGGRTVLFVSHNMAAVQRLCSRTILLHNGTIHRDGDTQSVVGEYLGLGMDRHGERRWDDPRTAPHDDVVALRAVRAFDSGGRVTSSFRLQEEILLEVEFAIARPQPLNVNLFVYDASGNLLFVIGDFQTDEWQGRPRPAGIHRSRCRIPANLLNEGMIRILVGLVTPPATLRAMEEDALTLALLDDGRAEGARGFYPASWPGGAIRPLVSWEFEYVQDDQPAHSGIV; translated from the coding sequence ATGTCGCACGTCGTGATCAGGGCGGAAGGCCTTTCCAAGTCGTATCGCATCGGGCTCGAGGAAAAGCGGCCGGACACGCTAGTCGGTCGCATGACGAGCCTCGCCCGCAAACCGATCGACAATCTGCGCTCGCTGCGCCGGCTCACGCGCACCGGCGACGAGGCGCCTGACATCGTGTGGGCGCTGCGCGATGCAAGCTTCGACGTTCGCCAGGGCGAAGTCGTGGGGCTCATCGGCCGCAATGGCGCGGGAAAGAGCACGCTGCTCAAGATCCTCTCGCGCATCACCGCGCCGACGACCGGATCCGCCACCGTGCACGGTCGCGTGGGCTCGCTGCTCGAGGTGGGAACGGGGTTTCACCCTGAACTGACCGGCCGCGACAACGTGTTTCTCAACGGCGCGATTCTCGGCATGAGCCGCGCCGAGATCGCGCGGCAGTTCGACGAGATCGTGAGCTTTGCGGGAGTCGAGCGGTTCATCGACACGCCGGTGAAGCGCTACTCCAGCGGCATGTATCTGCGCCTCGCGTTCGCGGTGGCGGCGCATCTCAATCCCGAAATTCTGATCGTGGACGAAGTGCTCGCGGTCGGCGACCTCGAGTTTCAGAAGAAGTGCTTGGGGAAGATGAGCGACGTCGCGCGCGGCGGACGCACGGTGCTCTTCGTATCGCACAACATGGCGGCGGTCCAGCGATTGTGCAGCCGGACGATCCTGCTGCACAACGGAACGATTCACCGCGACGGGGATACGCAGTCGGTCGTCGGTGAGTATCTCGGACTCGGGATGGATCGCCACGGCGAGCGCCGATGGGACGATCCGCGCACCGCGCCGCACGACGACGTCGTGGCGCTCCGCGCCGTCCGCGCGTTCGACTCCGGCGGCCGAGTGACGTCGAGCTTTCGCTTGCAGGAAGAGATTCTGCTCGAAGTGGAGTTCGCGATCGCGCGCCCGCAGCCGCTCAACGTCAACCTGTTCGTGTACGACGCGTCGGGGAATCTGCTGTTCGTCATCGGCGACTTTCAGACCGACGAATGGCAGGGTCGTCCGCGACCGGCAGGTATCCATCGCAGCCGCTGCCGCATTCCGGCGAACCTGCTCAACGAGGGCATGATTCGCATTCTCGTTGGGCTGGTAACGCCGCCGGCAACGCTGCGCGCGATGGAAGAAGACGCGCTCACGCTCGCGTTGCTCGATGACGGCCGAGCCGAGGGCGCGCGTGGTTTTTATCCAGCCTCCTGGCCTGGGGGCGCCATCCGGCCGCTCGTCAGTTGGGAGTTCGAGTATGTTCAAGACGATCAACCGGCACACTCAGGAATTGTTTGA
- a CDS encoding glycosyltransferase codes for MKKVSVILPTYNESGNIVRLIGRIIENVPAALSYEIVVADDNSPDGTYDLVRETFGDDSAVIAIKRTKDRGLAASIRTGIEASSGDQVIVMDTDFTHDPDEIPRLLHVAEVYDVVSGSRFCPGGNMQDVGHYLASMAYNVYLRLLLRTQIQDNMGGYFTMSREKLNQLPFDSIFFGYGDYFFRLLHFAQKAGMSVVEIPAIYRARTAGTSKSSFLRMLFTYTRSALQLRRMSKRADAVGLIKARQG; via the coding sequence ATGAAGAAAGTCTCCGTAATTCTTCCGACGTACAACGAGAGCGGAAACATCGTACGCCTGATCGGCCGGATCATCGAGAACGTTCCGGCGGCTTTGAGCTACGAGATCGTCGTGGCCGACGACAACAGTCCCGACGGCACCTACGATCTCGTGCGCGAGACGTTCGGCGATGATTCGGCGGTGATCGCCATCAAACGCACGAAGGACCGCGGACTCGCGGCCTCGATTCGCACCGGCATCGAGGCGTCGTCGGGCGATCAGGTGATCGTGATGGACACCGACTTCACGCACGATCCCGACGAGATCCCGCGCTTGCTGCACGTCGCGGAGGTGTACGACGTTGTGAGCGGCTCACGGTTCTGTCCCGGTGGCAACATGCAGGACGTGGGACACTATCTCGCGAGCATGGCGTACAACGTCTATCTGCGCCTGCTGCTGCGCACGCAGATTCAGGATAACATGGGCGGCTACTTCACCATGAGCCGCGAGAAGCTCAACCAGCTGCCGTTCGACTCCATCTTCTTCGGTTACGGCGACTACTTCTTTCGGCTGCTGCACTTCGCGCAGAAAGCGGGAATGAGTGTCGTCGAGATTCCCGCGATCTACCGCGCGCGGACCGCGGGCACGAGCAAGTCGAGCTTCCTGCGGATGTTGTTCACGTACACCCGCTCGGCGCTGCAGCTTCGGCGCATGAGCAAGCGCGCCGACGCCGTCGGGCTGATCAAAGCACGCCAGGGCTGA
- a CDS encoding class I SAM-dependent methyltransferase, translated as MSSPSFAERTITDSNASSPSSADAICVARSNCRICGSSVLTPVIDLGAQHIASIFVSGDVPDYLDRPYPLEVVRCAAPDGCGLVQLRHSIAPRVLYSNYGYRSGTNELMRANLHDIARQVENLVQLQPGDTVLDIGCNDGTLLTSYETTGLDKVGIDPAPNVAEVARTKGLDVVNDFFSARAFRGARPDRQARVVTSIAMFYDLEAPMRFVADVASVLADDGVWVIELSYLPTMLERNSFDTVCHEHLEYYALRQIEWMLEKHGLRVHRLQMNDVNGGSFRLFIRKAAAGDPTRADAAVIAAVREQERELALDSERPYAVFREHVDGVRDELVTLLRNLKRDGKRVYVYGASTKGNTILQFCGIDHTLVEKAADRNPDKWGRRTLGTDIPIVSEEQARGEAPEYFLVLPWHFVDGFFAREADFLARGGKFILPLPHARVVGANAS; from the coding sequence ATGTCTTCACCATCATTCGCGGAGCGTACGATTACAGACTCGAACGCCAGCAGCCCTTCGTCGGCTGACGCGATATGCGTCGCCCGCTCGAACTGTCGCATTTGCGGTTCGAGTGTCCTCACGCCGGTGATCGATCTCGGCGCGCAGCACATCGCGAGCATTTTCGTGTCCGGCGACGTGCCGGACTACCTCGACCGGCCGTATCCGCTCGAGGTGGTGCGCTGCGCCGCGCCCGACGGCTGCGGCCTCGTGCAGCTTCGGCACAGTATCGCGCCGCGCGTGCTCTACTCGAACTACGGCTATCGCTCGGGCACGAATGAGCTCATGCGCGCGAACCTGCACGACATCGCGCGCCAGGTGGAGAATCTCGTGCAGCTTCAGCCCGGCGACACCGTGCTGGACATCGGCTGCAACGACGGTACGCTGTTGACGTCATACGAAACGACGGGTCTGGACAAAGTCGGCATCGATCCCGCGCCGAACGTGGCCGAGGTGGCGCGCACCAAGGGACTCGACGTCGTCAACGATTTCTTCTCCGCGCGAGCGTTCCGCGGCGCGCGGCCCGACCGCCAGGCGCGCGTCGTCACGAGCATCGCGATGTTTTACGATCTCGAGGCGCCCATGCGCTTCGTCGCGGACGTGGCGTCGGTGCTCGCCGACGACGGCGTGTGGGTGATCGAGCTGTCGTATCTGCCCACGATGCTCGAGCGCAACTCGTTCGACACCGTGTGTCACGAGCATCTCGAGTACTATGCGCTGCGGCAGATCGAGTGGATGCTCGAAAAACACGGGCTGCGCGTGCACCGGCTGCAGATGAACGACGTGAACGGCGGCAGCTTCCGCTTGTTCATTCGAAAGGCCGCCGCTGGTGATCCAACGCGCGCCGATGCGGCGGTGATTGCGGCGGTGCGCGAGCAGGAGCGCGAGTTGGCGCTCGACAGCGAGCGCCCGTACGCGGTGTTCCGCGAGCATGTCGACGGCGTGCGCGACGAGCTGGTGACGCTGCTGCGCAATCTCAAGCGCGACGGCAAGCGCGTGTACGTGTACGGCGCATCGACGAAGGGCAACACCATTCTGCAATTCTGCGGCATCGATCACACGCTCGTCGAGAAGGCGGCGGACCGGAATCCGGACAAATGGGGACGCCGCACACTCGGCACCGACATTCCGATCGTGTCCGAGGAGCAGGCGCGCGGCGAAGCCCCGGAATATTTCCTGGTGCTGCCGTGGCATTTCGTGGACGGCTTCTTCGCTCGGGAGGCGGACTTTCTGGCGCGCGGCGGCAAGTTCATCCTGCCGCTCCCGCACGCACGCGTGGTGGGTGCCAACGCGTCGTGA
- a CDS encoding class I SAM-dependent methyltransferase, whose protein sequence is MRFHDNFLPRYVREAPLPLAIERSIECELYTQLSFERPILDVGCGEGLFAKILFAEPIDTGIDPNARELERARELGAYNELIECYGNAIPKADATYRTVFSNSVLEHIPDLEPVLREVYRVLAPGGRFYFTVPSHRFDQYTVGNQVLSGVGLRGLAARFRAFYDRFWAHYHYYTLDGWQALARKCGFEVVESFTYDPKRVCLMNDALVPFSLPAMIAKKLTNRWVLVPWLHRLLVAPMTSVAQRAMSDAARTDDGGLVFMSLVKKSG, encoded by the coding sequence GTGCGTTTCCACGACAACTTTCTTCCGCGCTACGTTCGCGAAGCGCCGCTGCCGCTCGCCATCGAGCGGAGCATCGAGTGTGAGCTGTACACGCAGCTCTCGTTCGAGCGCCCGATCCTCGACGTCGGCTGCGGCGAAGGCCTCTTCGCGAAGATCCTGTTCGCGGAACCGATCGACACGGGCATCGACCCGAACGCGCGCGAGCTCGAGCGGGCGCGGGAGCTGGGCGCGTACAATGAATTGATCGAATGCTACGGCAACGCGATTCCGAAAGCGGATGCGACGTACCGCACCGTGTTTTCGAACAGCGTGTTGGAGCACATTCCGGATCTCGAACCGGTGCTGCGCGAAGTGTATCGCGTGCTGGCGCCGGGCGGACGGTTCTACTTCACGGTGCCCTCGCACCGATTCGACCAGTACACGGTCGGCAACCAGGTGCTGAGTGGCGTCGGGCTGCGCGGATTGGCGGCGCGCTTTCGCGCGTTCTATGACCGCTTCTGGGCGCACTATCACTACTACACCCTGGACGGGTGGCAGGCGCTCGCCCGCAAGTGCGGATTCGAGGTCGTCGAGTCGTTCACGTATGATCCGAAACGCGTGTGCCTGATGAACGACGCGCTCGTGCCGTTCAGCCTCCCGGCGATGATCGCGAAGAAGCTCACCAACCGGTGGGTGCTGGTGCCGTGGCTGCATCGGCTGCTGGTCGCGCCGATGACGAGCGTCGCCCAGCGCGCGATGAGTGACGCCGCGCGGACGGATGACGGCGGGCTCGTGTTCATGTCGCTCGTGAAGAAGTCCGGATGA